The following are encoded together in the Euwallacea fornicatus isolate EFF26 chromosome 11, ASM4011564v1, whole genome shotgun sequence genome:
- the LOC136342049 gene encoding uncharacterized protein produces the protein MDPGSSFESESDQGSRDGPFQVPRAKKRGRKPKSAPTTPTTPRVETKRPALERQITAETNNMDTTSTPTTSESTLTSPKTKTTIEITGKKPLTNKSHTFTVYLKTTISRLEFALRWEQLVPGNQDIIIKLEKTFRIKTNDEKTTTNGLMTLTNSGTVSSFNLTSSPNSTLNTSNSTANPLLIPTYSVVVTGVDLEISDDLFRQNLEKIGLTKRIISRARNTLTYMIRLITGDLATYEKLMNGRTVQFLGRMFRVVESKPPPPVPAPCSKCNQYSHRTEDCKQPIKCTKCQGPHSTSTCKSPLPPKCIACNSEEHAAWSRKCPKRPTAPIEGIPNVKIKCINRTTTEVSQSVKEQSRIHCPLTTHDYIINKYKHQINKSNNINRDELLKKLKKQFIDDFKVDTSVVFFGSYMYILMLDILEPNRSSHTEPQDQLRQTITNLQPSQ, from the coding sequence ATGGATCCTGGGAGTTCCTTTGAATCCGAATCGGATCAGGGCTCTCGGGACGGGCCTTTTCAGGTGCCTAGAGCGAAAAAACGTGGGAGGAAACCAAAATCCGCACCCACTACTCCAACCACTCCTCGAGTTGAAACGAAAAGACCAGCTCTCGAGAGACAAATCACTGCCGAAACCAATAATATGGATACAACATCAACGCCAACAACCTCAGAATCAACATTAACATCacccaaaacaaaaacaacaatcGAGATCACAGGAAAAAAACCACTTACCAACAAATCACACACATTCACTGTGTACTTAAAGACAACAATCTCGAGACTGGAGTTCGCCCTCAGATGGGAGCAGTTGGTTCCGGGAAATCAAGATATAAttatcaaacttgaaaaaactttccgtatcaaaacaaatgatgagaaaacaacaacaaacggCCTGATGACGCTGACCAACAGCGGAACCGTGTCGTCATTCAATCTCACGTCTTCACCAAATTCCACCCTCAACACATCAAATTCAACGGCCAACCCCCTTTTAATACCCACCTACTCAGTCGTTGTGACCGGAGTGGACCTCGAAATCAGCGACGACTTATTCCGCCaaaatctagaaaaaattggtttgacCAAAAGAATAATCTCACGTGCCAGAAACACCCTGACATATATGATTAGACTAATTACTGGAGACCTAGCAACATATGAGAAACTGATGAACGGTCGAACGGTCCAATTCCTGGGCCGTATGTTCAGGGTGGTGGAGAGCAAACCGCCACCACCTGTGCCTGCTCCATGCAGCAAATGCAATCAATATTCACATCGCACCGAAGACTGCAAGCAACCTATAAAGTGTACTAAATGTCAGGGCCCTCACTCAACCTCAACATGCAAATCTCCCCTGCCGCCAAAATGCATCGCTTGCAATTCAGAAGAACACGCAGCATGGAGCAGAAAGTGCCCGAAAAGACCAACCGCACCAATCGAGGGAATACCTAATGTGAAAATTAAGTGTATTAACAGAACCACAACCGAGGTGTCACAGTCAGTCAAAGAACAAAGCAGAATTCACTGTCCGTTAACCACACACGACTATAtaatcaataaatataaacaccAAATTAACAAATCAAATAACATCAACCGAGAtgagcttttaaaaaaattgaaaaaacaatttattgatgACTTCAAAGTTGACACCTCGGTTGTGTTTTTCGGAagttatatgtatattttaatgcTTGATATCCTAGAACCTAACCGCAGCTCCCATACCGAACCACAGGACCAACTACGACAGACCATCACAAATTTGCAGCCTTCACAATAA